A genomic segment from Dasypus novemcinctus isolate mDasNov1 chromosome X, mDasNov1.1.hap2, whole genome shotgun sequence encodes:
- the LOC101411335 gene encoding melanoma-associated antigen B4-like produces MPRSQKSKLRYREKCRQAREETQGPHGAQASVEVKEEAPSSPSAVSGGSPQSSPAAGHPEEPPRSLSPLTLAAVVSGPRAEEEAERPSSPEAPGSPQSPGSPEAPGSPQSPGVPQSPGSPEALGSPEAPGSPEAPGSPEATGSPEAPGSPEGLSSPEALGSPEATGSFQTCSAPQMWRSLQTWSSPQTCSPLQTWGATRHSRRDPLSRKAALVLQFLLNKYKLKQPILKADMLKLIRRKYKEQFPEILRMCSERLELVFGLDLKEHDASAQSYLLVSKLDPSETNLSGGWGLPRNGLLLPLLGVIFLNGNCAPEEEIWQFLSLLGIYKGRRHFIFGDPWKLITRDLVRENYVEYRQVAQSSPPRYEFLWGPRAHAVTSKMKVLEFLAKVNDTVPSAFHSHYEEALKDEEERAQARAAARAGATAKAMAQAQPSQAASSSCHPQV; encoded by the coding sequence ATGCCTCGCAGTCAGAAGAGTAAGCTCCGCTACCGGGAGAAATGCCGCCAGGCCCGAGAGGAGACCCAGGGTCCCCACGGGGCTCAGGCCTCTGTGGAGGTGAAAGAGGAGGCTCCATCCTCCCCCTCTGCCGTTTCTGGGGGGTCCCCGCAGAGCTCCCCTGCTGCTGGCCATCCTGAGGAGCCTCCGAGGTCCCTGTCGCCCCTCACCCTGGCTGCGGTGGTCTCTGGTCCCAGAGCTGAGGAAGAGGCTGAGAGGCCCAGCTCCCCCGAGGCCCCAGGCTCCCCTCAGTCCCCGGGGTCCCCCGAGGCCCCGGGCTCTCCTCAGTCCCCGGGCGTCCCTCAGTCCCCGGGCTCCCCTGAGGCCCTGGGCTCCCCTGAGGCCCCGGGGTCCCCTGAGGCCCCGGGCTCCCCCGAGGCCACGGGCTCCCCTGAAGCCCCAGGCTCCCCTGAGGGCCTGAGCTCCCCTGAGGCCCTGGGCTCCCCCGAGGCCACGGGCTCCTTCCAGACGTGCAGCGCCCCCCAGATGTGGCGCTCCCTCCAGACGTGGAGCTCTCCCCAGACGTGCAGCCCCCTCCAGACGTGGGGCGCTACCCGCCACTCTCGCCGAGACCCGCTCTCCAGGAAGGCCGCCTTGGTGCTGCAGTTCCTGCTGAACAAGTACAAGCTGAAGCAGCCCATCCTGAAGGCCGACATGCTGAAGCTCATCCGCAGGAAGTACAAGGAGCAGTTTCCGGAGATCCTCAGGATGTGCTCTGAGCGCCTGGAGCTGGTGTTTGGCCTCGACCTGAAGGAGCACGACGCCAGCGCGCAGTCCTACCTCCTGGTCAGCAAGCTGGATCCCAGCGAAACCAATCTGAGCGGCGGCTGGGGCTTGCCGAGGAACGGCCTCCTGCTGCCGCTCCTGGGGGTGATCTTCTTGAACGGCAACTGCGCCCCCGAGGAGGAGATCTGGCAGTTCCTGAGTTTGCTGGGCATCTACAAGGGGAGGAGGCACTTCATCTTCGGGGATCCCTGGAAGCTCATCACCCGAGATTTGGTGCGCGAAAACTACGTGGAGTACCGGCAGGTGGCTCAGAGCAGCCCTCCACGCTATGAGTTCCTGTGGGGCCCCAGGGCCCACGCTGTGACCAGCAAGATGAAAGTGCTAGAGTTTTTGGCCAAGGTCAACGATACCGTGCCCAGTGCCTTCCACTCCCATTACGAAGAGGCTCTGAAGGACGAGGAAGAGAGGGCCCAAGCCCGCGCTGCGGCCAGGGCTGGTGCTACCGCCAAGGCCATGGCCCAGGCCCAGCCCAGCCAGGCCGCCAGCAGCTCCTGCCACCCTCAGGTCTGA